In the genome of Deltaproteobacteria bacterium, one region contains:
- a CDS encoding RluA family pseudouridine synthase, producing the protein MTSADPRKEGEKSTVPQEITFRIPPEGKGQRIDLFLSRFEPTAELSRSRIQELIGSGHILVNGSPVKSHARLAGGETIHVTLPEPRPLDLLPEAIPLEILYEDADLIVLDKPAGMVVHPAPGNPCGTLVNALLHHCSDLSGIGGVERPGIVHRLDRETSGIMVVAKNDPTHRNLSAQLKNRQVKKIYLAIVRGNVRSDSGKIEEPIGRHDHHRKKMTVHPSHGRTALTLYRVEKRFDGFTLLSLRLKTGRTHQIRVHLSHLHYPIVGDSVYGGKNAGRVRMGNLEIAVSRQMLHAHILGFTHPTTGEYREFAAPIPPDMEEILLFLRQGTI; encoded by the coding sequence ATGACATCGGCAGACCCCCGCAAGGAAGGAGAAAAAAGTACCGTGCCGCAGGAGATAACCTTCCGTATCCCTCCGGAGGGGAAGGGACAGCGAATCGACCTCTTCCTCTCTCGATTCGAGCCAACGGCGGAACTCTCCCGCTCCCGGATCCAGGAACTGATCGGAAGCGGGCATATCCTCGTAAACGGGTCCCCCGTGAAGAGCCATGCAAGACTCGCGGGCGGCGAGACCATCCACGTTACCTTGCCGGAACCCCGGCCCCTTGATCTCCTTCCCGAAGCGATCCCCCTCGAGATCCTGTATGAAGACGCCGACCTGATCGTCCTGGACAAACCGGCAGGAATGGTCGTCCACCCCGCACCCGGAAACCCCTGCGGAACCCTGGTCAACGCCCTGCTCCATCACTGCAGCGATCTCTCCGGAATCGGGGGCGTGGAACGGCCGGGGATTGTCCATCGTCTCGACCGAGAAACCTCGGGAATTATGGTGGTTGCCAAAAACGATCCGACCCACCGGAATCTTTCGGCCCAGCTCAAGAACCGGCAGGTGAAGAAGATCTATCTCGCTATCGTCCGGGGGAATGTCCGGAGTGACTCCGGGAAGATTGAGGAACCGATCGGCCGCCACGACCATCACCGGAAGAAGATGACCGTTCATCCATCGCATGGACGAACGGCGCTGACCCTCTACCGGGTGGAGAAACGTTTCGACGGATTCACCCTCCTTTCGCTCCGTCTTAAAACCGGCCGGACCCACCAGATCCGGGTCCACCTCTCCCATCTCCACTATCCCATCGTCGGTGATTCCGTTTACGGCGGGAAAAATGCCGGAAGAGTCCGCATGGGGAACCTGGAGATCGCCGTCTCCCGGCAGATGCTTCATGCCCATATACTCGGGTTTACCCACCCCACGACGGGAGAATACCGGGAATTCGCCGCACCAATCCCGCCGGACATGGAGGAGATTCTTCTCTTTCTCCGGCAGGGAACGATTTGA
- a CDS encoding 50S ribosomal protein L9, whose amino-acid sequence MNVILRENVDNLGKIGDMVKVKPGYARNYLIPSKKAIEATVRNVKQLEHQKKMVQDRVYKNLKDAEVVAKRIEALSVTLSQRVGENDRLFGSVTSMNIAAALQEEGLEIDKRQIQLEEQIKQLGVYTVPIKLHSEVTANLKVWVVEEK is encoded by the coding sequence ATGAATGTGATTTTAAGAGAAAATGTGGACAACCTTGGCAAGATCGGCGATATGGTCAAGGTAAAACCCGGTTATGCCAGGAATTATCTGATTCCATCCAAAAAGGCCATTGAAGCCACGGTCCGGAACGTCAAACAGTTGGAACACCAGAAAAAAATGGTACAGGACCGGGTTTACAAAAACCTCAAGGACGCCGAAGTGGTCGCAAAACGGATTGAGGCGCTCTCTGTGACCCTCTCGCAGCGGGTGGGCGAAAACGACCGTCTCTTCGGCTCGGTCACCTCGATGAATATCGCCGCCGCCCTGCAGGAAGAAGGGCTTGAGATCGACAAGAGGCAGATTCAGTTAGAGGAACAGATCAAACAGCTGGGTGTTTACACGGTCCCCATTAAACTGCATTCCGAGGTCACCGCCAATCTGAAAGTCTGGGTTGTGGAAGAGAAGTGA